The Delphinus delphis chromosome 10, mDelDel1.2, whole genome shotgun sequence genome includes a region encoding these proteins:
- the HESX1 gene encoding homeobox expressed in ES cells 1 isoform X1 encodes MSPSLQEGARLGKSKPLPCSFSIESILGLDQKKDCVPSMKPHRPWADTCGSSGKEINLCLHVPSLPNGISLPCTVDHSVPEESVLKYEDYFSPSERLSLKRELSWYRGRRPRTAFTQNQIEVLENVFRVNCYPGIDIREDLARKLNLEEDRIQIWFQNRRAKLKRSHRESQFLMAKKNFNTDLLE; translated from the exons ATGTCTCCCAGCCTTCAAGAAGGTGCTCGGCTTGGGAAAAGCAAACCCCTGCCCTGCTCCTTTTCAATTGAGAGCATCTTAGGACTGGACCAGAAGAAAGACTGTGTTCCATCAATGAAACCCCACAGGCCCTGGGCAGACACCTGCGGCTCTTCAG ggaAAGAGATTAACCTATGTCTACATGTCCCGAGTCTTCCTAATGGGATCTCATTACCTTGTACTGTGGATCACTCAGTGCCGGAAGAAAGTGTTTTGAAATATGAAGATTACTTTTCACCCTCAGAAAGACTTTCTTTGAAAAGAGAGTTGAGTTGGTATAGAGGCCGAAGACCCAGAACCGCTTTTACTCAAAACCAG ATTGAAGTGTTGGAAAATGTCTTTAGAGTAAACTGCTATCCTGGCATTGATATCAGAGAAGACTTAGCTCGAAAATTGAACCTAGAGGAAGACAGAATCcag aTCTGGTTCCAAAATCGGCGTGCAAAGCTGAAAAGATCCCATAGAGAATCACAGTttctcatggccaaaaaaaatttcaaCACAGATCTCCTGGAATAG